A region of Sulfurimonas sp. DNA encodes the following proteins:
- a CDS encoding YggT family protein — MSSLGVTILKLGGLFTGIIEMYIWVIIIAALLSFVNPDPYNPVIQFLYRITNPAYVFVRKFVNTNIMNGIDLAPLIIIIGLNVVVILMDYIFALIASSL, encoded by the coding sequence ATGAGTTCTTTAGGCGTAACAATTTTAAAACTTGGCGGTCTGTTTACGGGTATAATAGAGATGTATATTTGGGTGATAATAATAGCGGCATTGCTTAGCTTTGTTAATCCAGACCCTTACAATCCAGTTATTCAATTTTTATATAGAATAACAAACCCTGCGTATGTTTTTGTGCGTAAATTTGTTAATACTAATATAATGAATGGCATAGATTTAGCACCTTTAATAATAATTATAGGCTTAAACGTTGTAGTGATTTTAATGGACTATATTTTTGCATTAATAGCTTCTTCTTTGTAG
- a CDS encoding hemerythrin domain-containing protein translates to MNGCDTMEWMNVYSLGDSKIDSEHKKLFELAVVIEECKDNKNQLELAVKTLVKYTKFHFRSEEIYMRELEYEKLAEHISIHKQIVESLNQIVLDMSKNSQDRTYELICDFVKNGLVQHIIIEDKKLQHFKRNKLGLRAMFTWKNDYKLNIEMIDEEHQGLFKIALKALKFKNDSDLKVHIRQIIIDLNNYMKKHFDHEEDFMKSIEYPGLEEHKILHQNIINQINGLIVNIASMTLLEFEKELLTYIDIWLINHIIFEDKKIMCYYENRQISAKMS, encoded by the coding sequence ATGAATGGTTGTGATACTATGGAATGGATGAATGTTTACTCTCTAGGTGATAGTAAAATTGATTCTGAGCATAAAAAATTGTTTGAGTTGGCTGTAGTGATTGAAGAGTGTAAAGATAATAAAAATCAACTTGAATTAGCTGTAAAAACACTGGTTAAATATACTAAGTTTCATTTTAGAAGTGAAGAGATTTATATGCGTGAATTAGAATACGAGAAGCTTGCAGAGCATATTAGTATTCATAAACAGATAGTTGAATCTTTAAATCAGATTGTACTTGATATGTCTAAAAATTCTCAGGATAGAACTTATGAATTAATATGCGACTTCGTTAAGAATGGGCTAGTGCAGCACATTATTATTGAAGATAAAAAATTACAACACTTCAAACGAAATAAACTTGGTCTTCGGGCTATGTTTACTTGGAAGAATGATTATAAATTGAATATAGAAATGATAGATGAAGAGCATCAAGGACTTTTTAAAATTGCTCTAAAAGCTTTAAAGTTTAAAAATGATTCAGATCTCAAAGTTCATATTAGACAAATTATTATAGATCTAAATAATTATATGAAAAAGCATTTTGACCATGAAGAAGATTTTATGAAATCTATAGAATATCCTGGACTTGAAGAGCACAAAATATTACATCAAAATATTATAAATCAAATAAATGGATTGATAGTTAATATTGCTTCAATGACTCTTCTTGAATTTGAGAAAGAGCTACTTACCTATATCGATATATGGTTAATAAATCATATAATTTTTGAAGATAAAAAGATAATGTGTTATTATGAGAACAGACAGATTAGTGCAAAGATGAGTTAA
- the gltX gene encoding glutamate--tRNA ligase, with product MLRFAPSPVGDMHIGNLRVALLNYVVSKQKNEDFIIRIEDIDKERNVDGKDKEILELLSLFGIEYSQVIYQTESVRFHSAMALQLIHEKKAFSCFCSGEWLEKKREEAKKNKKIYRYDDACRNLPAELVIDNINPFTIRIKRPNETITVKDCIKSDVNFNPDAVDSFKIMSQDKVPTYDFACAVDDMLSDISIVIRSEDYMSNTPKQEHIRSLLGYEKNIQYAHLPIILNDSGEKMSNKEDEFSVKWLLEEGYLPSAISNYLILIGNKTPQKVFDTKEAVEWFNLENISKSPSRFSINLLKHINKEHLKNLDDTELSRYVGFADADIGKLAKAYLEDTSTTKELKSKIELIFSTKNIPEEFIEPAKILSTIIKNAPYFEEYSEFKKYIVQNSRFRDETLLKPLKYLLTGTEDGPDIADVYKYIKNYIGEIIK from the coding sequence ATGCTAAGATTTGCACCTAGTCCAGTTGGTGATATGCACATAGGCAATCTTCGAGTTGCCCTACTCAACTACGTAGTATCAAAACAAAAAAATGAAGACTTTATTATTCGTATAGAAGACATAGATAAAGAAAGAAACGTAGATGGAAAAGACAAGGAAATATTAGAACTTCTTTCTCTTTTTGGTATAGAGTACTCTCAAGTTATCTACCAGACAGAAAGTGTTCGTTTTCACTCAGCAATGGCACTACAGCTTATACATGAGAAAAAAGCCTTTAGTTGTTTTTGTTCAGGAGAATGGCTTGAAAAAAAACGAGAAGAAGCTAAAAAGAATAAAAAAATATATAGATATGATGATGCTTGTCGTAACTTACCCGCTGAACTAGTAATCGACAATATTAACCCTTTTACAATTAGAATAAAAAGACCAAATGAAACAATTACTGTAAAAGATTGCATAAAAAGTGATGTTAATTTTAATCCAGATGCCGTAGATAGTTTTAAAATAATGAGCCAAGATAAAGTACCAACATATGATTTTGCTTGTGCTGTTGATGACATGTTAAGTGATATTTCAATAGTTATAAGAAGTGAAGATTACATGAGCAATACACCAAAACAAGAGCATATAAGAAGTTTACTTGGCTATGAAAAAAATATACAATACGCTCATTTACCAATTATTTTAAATGATAGTGGTGAAAAAATGAGTAATAAAGAAGATGAATTTAGCGTTAAATGGTTGCTTGAAGAAGGCTACCTACCATCTGCTATTTCAAATTATTTAATATTAATAGGAAATAAAACTCCGCAAAAGGTTTTTGATACCAAAGAGGCTGTTGAGTGGTTTAATCTTGAAAACATATCGAAGTCCCCTTCTCGCTTTAGCATAAATTTATTAAAACATATAAACAAAGAACATTTAAAAAATTTAGACGATACAGAACTTTCTAGGTATGTTGGTTTTGCAGATGCTGATATAGGTAAGCTTGCTAAAGCCTATTTGGAAGATACCAGCACTACAAAAGAGCTAAAATCTAAAATAGAACTAATTTTTTCTACAAAAAATATTCCAGAAGAATTTATTGAGCCTGCAAAAATATTATCTACAATTATCAAAAATGCTCCGTACTTTGAAGAATATAGTGAATTTAAAAAGTATATTGTACAAAATTCTAGATTTAGAGATGAAACTTTACTTAAACCATTAAAATATTTGCTTACGGGTACAGAAGATGGTCCAGATATTGCTGATGTATACAAATATATTAAAAACTATATAGGAGAAATTATAAAATGA
- a CDS encoding lytic transglycosylase domain-containing protein produces the protein MMKFLLLLCVILASIDASITLQNINSKPPSRAKNFMIWQYLKQDITPSQADKAYSQVKGKSRKLLLLYAKKTDKKSIKREIYCIKRNDLLSIKDKKCLALAFSPYKTLYLSNTQRDRLSRKELSKSRKELLKIQNEPFSQQAYEKYSSSAILTLFISTTRKHRRKHLNLYLTGEFVNKLSSCWKISTLIKIVTHDNRLNRLQLSLLNLEGENLNSKSNFYLALNHLKHNNESYAMHHFNISMLKAKRKIDRDKNYFWMYKVTKNTKYLDSLMLSGDINIYTLYASEITKKSFSNYFSVVEINDNKNKRDLQNPFEWSKILEDINKTPKDELYKLSRKYMEQEMIPVQTLILEKAYGLNIHGYVMPYDRYLREVTTDKKALVYAIMRQESQLIPAALSRSYALGLMQIMPFVTDAISKNIKKPIKNYDEMFIPKNNIYYALNHLQWMQKSLYHPLFMAYAYNGGMGFFRRHLMKGNFNTGAYEPFLSMEMMSNSESREYGKKVLANYVMYKKVLGEEVSIVHLFEMLTYPKMTDRFREQG, from the coding sequence ATGATGAAGTTTTTATTATTACTTTGTGTAATACTGGCATCTATAGATGCCAGTATTACCCTGCAAAATATCAACTCTAAACCACCAAGCCGTGCTAAAAACTTTATGATATGGCAATATTTAAAGCAAGACATCACTCCTTCTCAGGCTGATAAAGCTTACTCTCAAGTTAAAGGAAAAAGTAGAAAGTTACTTCTTCTTTATGCAAAAAAAACAGATAAGAAAAGTATTAAGAGAGAAATTTATTGTATAAAAAGAAATGACTTATTGTCTATAAAAGATAAAAAATGTTTAGCATTGGCTTTTTCTCCATACAAAACTTTATATTTAAGTAATACGCAAAGAGATAGATTATCAAGAAAAGAATTATCAAAATCAAGAAAAGAATTATTAAAAATTCAAAATGAGCCCTTCTCTCAACAAGCATATGAAAAATATAGTAGTAGTGCTATTTTAACACTTTTTATAAGCACAACTAGAAAACATAGAAGAAAACATTTAAACCTGTATTTAACTGGGGAGTTTGTAAATAAACTTTCTTCTTGTTGGAAAATTTCAACATTAATAAAAATTGTTACGCACGATAATCGTTTAAATAGACTTCAGTTATCATTATTGAATCTTGAAGGTGAGAATCTTAATTCAAAAAGTAACTTTTACTTAGCTTTAAATCATCTAAAACACAACAATGAGAGTTATGCCATGCATCACTTTAATATATCAATGTTAAAAGCTAAAAGAAAAATAGATAGAGATAAAAATTATTTTTGGATGTATAAAGTAACAAAAAATACAAAATATTTAGATAGCTTAATGCTTAGTGGAGATATAAATATATATACTCTTTATGCAAGTGAGATTACAAAAAAAAGTTTTTCAAATTACTTTAGTGTAGTAGAAATAAATGATAATAAAAATAAAAGAGACTTACAAAATCCATTTGAATGGTCTAAAATATTAGAAGATATAAATAAAACACCAAAAGATGAACTATATAAATTATCGAGAAAGTATATGGAACAAGAAATGATTCCTGTTCAAACTTTGATTTTAGAAAAAGCTTATGGTTTAAATATACATGGTTATGTGATGCCTTATGATAGATACTTAAGAGAAGTTACTACCGATAAAAAAGCTTTAGTTTATGCAATAATGCGTCAAGAAAGCCAACTAATACCAGCTGCTTTATCTCGTTCTTACGCTCTTGGTTTAATGCAAATAATGCCTTTTGTTACAGATGCGATAAGTAAAAATATAAAAAAACCAATAAAAAATTATGATGAAATGTTTATTCCAAAAAATAATATTTATTATGCACTAAACCACCTTCAATGGATGCAAAAATCTCTATATCATCCTCTTTTTATGGCATATGCTTACAATGGAGGAATGGGTTTTTTTAGAAGGCACTTAATGAAAGGCAATTTTAACACTGGTGCATATGAGCCTTTTTTAAGTATGGAAATGATGTCTAATAGTGAAAGTAGAGAATATGGTAAAAAAGTTTTAGCAAACTATGTGATGTACAAAAAAGTTTTAGGAGAAGAAGTCTCTATTGTTCATCTTTTTGAAATGCTAACTTACCCGAAAATGACTGACCGCTTTCGAGA